The Novosphingobium kaempferiae genome includes a window with the following:
- a CDS encoding TonB-dependent siderophore receptor, with protein MKTFTLLSLAASVIAVASNARAQDTEPGNQDPILVTGTHLEAPVVAGKTAIPMLETPQAISVVSANDIEARGVTRLSEALRTVAGVSRSTTYGFYDAYTIRGFDAAYGSVYLDGLVNEAGVGFNQELSAVEQVEVLKGPSSMLFGQAPLGGLINLVSKRPREDAFLKVTASTGSWNLVESTVDANAPLNAAGTLLGRINLTYRDADSFVRNAGINRIFVAPAITWRPGPDTTLTVLGRYQRDHDSPISPIPAYGTVLPGLVSIPDDFAINNAGSQRVVNNRDRVQAGYIFDHRFSEGLNFSQTLRYTRRKEYWNRWMFAAGFIDADGNYSDEPTDTIGRYFYGPYNATDKDFAVDSRFTGKFRTGGITHEWLGGIDYRQSRSTYFSAGDYDSTHFPLNIANPDYDEVYDTSFVQGAPGGSKAHQTGIYLQDHLKFGDFATLTIGGRYDWAEASGQKDDAFSPRIGATVKLATGVNAYASWSKSFLPQLYSQQVVGFDADGNPIGAPVPPERGKNIELGVKFAPDGTRLSGSLAIYQLTRQNVTTSDPVYLDFSVVTGEQRARGIEAEMQWQPISGLSLNLAYTFTDAKVTKDNFFTVGAPLSNVPRHNIGAFAQYEVQDGPLAGLGATLGVSYNGRRNGDIYSVNPDGSVLLWLPAYALVDAGLSYRREGWGLQLTVANLFDERYFPDTGGIDRVTPGNPRNWRLTLSRTF; from the coding sequence ATGAAGACATTCACGCTGCTGAGCCTTGCTGCATCTGTCATCGCCGTCGCTTCCAACGCGAGGGCACAGGACACCGAACCGGGCAATCAGGATCCGATCCTCGTCACCGGCACGCATCTGGAAGCACCGGTAGTGGCGGGGAAGACCGCCATCCCCATGCTGGAAACGCCGCAGGCCATCTCTGTCGTTTCCGCCAACGACATCGAAGCGCGCGGTGTCACCCGCCTCTCGGAAGCGCTGCGTACGGTCGCGGGTGTCTCTCGCAGCACGACATACGGATTCTATGATGCCTACACGATCCGCGGCTTCGATGCGGCCTATGGCAGCGTCTATCTCGACGGTCTGGTCAACGAGGCCGGCGTGGGCTTCAATCAGGAACTCTCGGCGGTGGAACAGGTCGAGGTGCTCAAGGGGCCTTCGTCCATGCTGTTTGGGCAGGCGCCGTTGGGCGGCCTCATCAATCTGGTCAGCAAGCGCCCGCGCGAGGATGCGTTTCTAAAGGTTACGGCTTCGACCGGTTCGTGGAACCTGGTGGAAAGCACGGTCGATGCCAATGCGCCGCTGAATGCCGCTGGCACCTTGCTGGGGCGGATCAACCTCACCTATCGGGATGCCGACAGCTTCGTGCGCAATGCCGGCATCAACCGCATCTTCGTGGCGCCTGCGATCACCTGGCGGCCGGGGCCGGATACGACCCTGACGGTGCTGGGCCGCTACCAGCGCGACCATGACAGTCCGATCTCGCCCATTCCCGCGTACGGCACCGTACTGCCGGGCCTCGTTTCCATCCCCGACGACTTCGCGATCAACAATGCGGGCAGCCAGCGCGTCGTCAACAATCGCGACCGGGTTCAGGCCGGCTATATCTTCGACCATCGCTTCAGCGAGGGGCTGAACTTCTCGCAAACCCTGCGGTACACGCGCCGCAAGGAATACTGGAACCGCTGGATGTTCGCGGCAGGCTTCATCGATGCGGACGGCAACTATTCCGATGAGCCGACCGACACCATCGGCCGCTATTTCTACGGGCCTTACAATGCCACGGACAAGGATTTCGCCGTAGACAGCCGTTTCACCGGGAAATTCCGCACCGGCGGCATCACGCACGAATGGCTGGGCGGCATCGACTATCGCCAGAGCCGCAGCACCTATTTCAGCGCCGGTGATTACGATTCCACGCATTTCCCGCTGAACATCGCCAATCCCGATTATGACGAAGTCTACGATACCAGCTTCGTGCAGGGCGCGCCCGGCGGCAGCAAGGCACACCAGACCGGGATCTACCTGCAGGATCACCTGAAGTTCGGAGATTTCGCCACCCTGACCATCGGTGGGCGTTACGACTGGGCGGAAGCATCCGGGCAGAAGGACGATGCCTTCAGCCCGCGCATCGGCGCCACTGTGAAACTGGCGACCGGCGTGAATGCCTACGCCAGCTGGTCGAAGTCGTTCCTGCCCCAGCTCTACAGCCAGCAGGTCGTGGGGTTTGATGCAGACGGCAATCCCATCGGCGCCCCGGTTCCGCCCGAGCGCGGCAAGAACATCGAACTGGGCGTCAAGTTCGCACCCGATGGCACGCGCCTCAGCGGCAGCCTCGCCATCTATCAGCTGACCCGGCAGAACGTCACAACGTCCGATCCCGTTTACCTGGATTTCTCGGTCGTTACCGGAGAGCAACGGGCGCGGGGCATCGAGGCGGAGATGCAATGGCAGCCGATCAGCGGCCTCAGCCTCAACCTTGCCTACACGTTCACCGATGCCAAGGTGACGAAAGACAACTTCTTCACCGTCGGCGCGCCGCTCTCCAACGTGCCCCGGCACAACATCGGAGCCTTCGCGCAGTACGAGGTGCAGGACGGCCCGCTCGCCGGGCTGGGCGCGACGCTGGGCGTGAGCTATAACGGCAGGCGCAATGGCGATATCTATTCGGTCAACCCGGACGGGTCGGTGCTGCTCTGGTTGCCGGCTTACGCACTGGTCGATGCGGGGCTTTCCTACAGGCGTGAAGGCTGGGGCCTGCAGCTGACCGTCGCCAACCTGTTCGACGAGCGCTACTTCCCCGACACGGGTGGTATCGACCGCGTGACCCCCGGCAATCCGCGCAACTGGAGACTGACGCTTTCACGCACGTTCTGA
- a CDS encoding class I SAM-dependent methyltransferase, with translation MTWTDGYISDVRYPAFFYKEMQPLWLTTVASLLGVTAPMPHMPFVLCELGCGVGINLLVSAACHPQAQFVGVDFNADHLAFAHAAAEHCGLDNVEFVHADFSTFAKANERTFDFVTSHGAWSWIAPEHRAALLDCVSQALKPGGLFYLHYMCHPGSTEMLPLQHLLNLCAHHMPGPSPRKAQTGMMLVQQLLQGGLYADKPAMLVHVANLARREPADLAHEFLTDHWTPQHSVDVHQQVAETGLAFLGSADVFNNLDLSLSIPGRLQDIVRRTAVPALAETLKDMARGAHQRMDMFQRDAAAPGAQAMLEGLRGARFRLLPGAPAKGPVTFTTPIGPITGPEAVFTSLLERLASGPASWEELLALPVFSGNAGMLLQSLQLLMMQGLAHPAMYVPPSAQVRAQALSQWFESNGIALTVLPDCATAVAP, from the coding sequence ATGACTTGGACTGACGGTTACATCAGCGATGTTCGCTATCCGGCATTTTTTTACAAGGAAATGCAGCCGCTCTGGCTGACTACGGTGGCCAGTCTTCTCGGCGTCACGGCGCCCATGCCGCACATGCCCTTCGTCCTGTGCGAACTGGGCTGTGGCGTTGGCATCAACCTGCTGGTATCGGCCGCGTGCCATCCGCAGGCGCAGTTCGTCGGCGTCGATTTCAACGCGGACCACCTCGCCTTCGCCCATGCGGCGGCGGAGCATTGCGGGCTCGACAATGTAGAGTTCGTGCACGCCGACTTCTCGACTTTCGCGAAGGCCAACGAACGTACTTTCGATTTCGTTACCAGCCACGGCGCCTGGTCGTGGATCGCGCCCGAACACCGCGCGGCGCTGCTCGACTGCGTATCGCAGGCGTTGAAGCCGGGCGGACTGTTCTATCTGCACTACATGTGCCACCCTGGCTCGACCGAGATGTTGCCGTTGCAGCACCTGCTCAACCTCTGCGCGCACCACATGCCCGGCCCGTCGCCGCGCAAGGCGCAGACGGGCATGATGCTGGTGCAGCAATTGCTGCAGGGCGGCCTATACGCGGACAAGCCGGCGATGCTGGTGCATGTTGCCAATCTGGCGCGGCGTGAGCCCGCCGATCTGGCCCACGAATTCCTCACCGACCACTGGACGCCGCAGCATTCGGTGGACGTCCATCAGCAAGTGGCAGAGACGGGCCTCGCGTTCCTGGGTAGCGCGGACGTGTTCAACAATCTGGACCTGTCGCTGTCGATCCCCGGCAGACTACAGGACATCGTCCGGCGAACCGCCGTGCCCGCACTGGCGGAAACGCTCAAGGACATGGCAAGGGGCGCGCATCAGCGCATGGATATGTTCCAGCGGGACGCAGCGGCGCCTGGCGCACAGGCGATGCTCGAAGGCCTGCGCGGCGCGCGGTTCCGCCTGCTCCCCGGCGCTCCGGCCAAGGGACCGGTTACGTTCACGACGCCGATCGGCCCGATCACCGGACCGGAAGCGGTGTTCACGTCGCTGCTCGAGCGCCTCGCCTCGGGGCCGGCGAGCTGGGAAGAACTGCTTGCCCTGCCGGTGTTCTCGGGCAATGCCGGGATGCTGCTGCAGTCGCTGCAATTGCTCATGATGCAGGGGCTTGCGCATCCGGCGATGTATGTGCCGCCCTCGGCACAGGTCCGCGCCCAAGCCCTCTCGCAGTGGTTCGAGAGCAACGGCATCGCACTCACCGTCCTCCCGGACTGCGCTACTGCCGTTGCACCCTGA
- a CDS encoding siderophore ABC transporter substrate-binding protein, whose amino-acid sequence MKSAAAMLIGMACVSAPAMGPAMGKDIAIAHAKGETVLKSVPQKVAVYDLATLDILHALQVDAVAGVPKGAEGKGNFPPHIAGFGDAKYSNVGTLFEPDLAALRTLQPDLIVIGGRSAKKYDEVAAIGPTIDMSSSDKDLAATAIASTRKLGTLFGVSDRADASVARFEAVLAQLRAQAAGAGTGLVLFAAGQGVMVHAPGDRFGHVYDFVGIRPAVAPAAPAPSGPRPVAGSPEAAAARKLQQETLVKALGSEPNWLFVIDRNAATGNKPSTIAQTLGADARVSATKAWKAGRVVYLDPKTWYLVGAGIDALSQSAVDTTAVLKAGAG is encoded by the coding sequence ATGAAGTCCGCTGCGGCCATGCTCATCGGCATGGCCTGCGTCTCCGCTCCCGCGATGGGCCCCGCCATGGGCAAGGACATCGCCATCGCTCACGCCAAGGGCGAGACGGTGCTCAAATCCGTACCGCAAAAAGTGGCGGTCTACGATCTCGCCACGCTCGACATTCTCCATGCGCTGCAGGTGGATGCCGTTGCCGGCGTGCCCAAAGGCGCTGAGGGCAAGGGCAATTTCCCGCCGCACATCGCGGGCTTCGGCGATGCGAAGTACAGCAACGTCGGTACGCTGTTCGAGCCGGACCTCGCCGCTCTGCGCACACTCCAGCCTGACCTGATCGTGATCGGCGGGCGCTCGGCGAAGAAGTACGACGAAGTCGCCGCGATCGGACCGACGATCGACATGTCCTCCTCGGACAAGGACCTGGCCGCGACCGCGATCGCCAGTACGCGCAAGCTGGGCACGCTGTTCGGCGTCTCCGATCGCGCTGATGCCAGCGTCGCCCGGTTCGAGGCCGTGCTCGCGCAGTTGCGTGCGCAGGCCGCCGGGGCGGGCACGGGGTTGGTCCTGTTCGCTGCCGGGCAGGGTGTCATGGTCCATGCTCCGGGTGATCGGTTCGGCCATGTCTACGACTTCGTTGGCATTCGCCCTGCCGTCGCGCCTGCTGCGCCTGCACCTTCCGGTCCGCGTCCTGTCGCCGGTTCTCCCGAGGCCGCGGCCGCGCGCAAGCTCCAGCAGGAGACTCTGGTCAAGGCGCTCGGAAGCGAGCCGAACTGGCTTTTCGTGATCGACCGCAATGCCGCGACCGGCAACAAGCCGAGCACGATCGCACAAACGCTCGGTGCCGATGCGCGAGTGTCCGCCACCAAGGCCTGGAAGGCCGGGCGCGTGGTCTATCTCGATCCCAAGACGTGGTATCTTGTCGGCGCGGGCATCGATGCCCTGTCGCAGAGCGCGGTCGATACCACAGCGGTACTCAAGGCCGGCGCCGGCTGA
- a CDS encoding TonB-dependent receptor domain-containing protein: MTGFRKRILATTSLASVLAMPQLVAAAEADAQAGSSYSRVGDIPSDIVVSATGYELNVQDAPATISVITADEIKQRSYTDITDVLMNVPGVHIQGGGVEQSVMIRGMSSDYTLFLVDGKRMQDNQAFGLNGQQAGTPINFLPPLDSIERIEVIRGPASSLYGSDAIGGVINVITKKVMNDFGGSFTTEYIKSGPGNDVTNDGVNASLALNIPMIRDRLSLQVTGGLRYQDEADFVGGDDSAAADPEFKRKNIAAKLSFRLDDANTFTAGAGHTIQERTANPGKSLAEGEDATYTKTLRDNFFVTHEGDFGNLVWNSYVTYDTSKNPTRVNATTGNGIDFDTLVANTQAALQLSRHKVVGGINYFHEKLQDGATNGLNLPGFVVPTDVVTMDRKQYAAFLEDNWEIVDDLSLLLSGRVDHSENFGTRFSPKAYAVFNMTDSFTIKGGITSGYKVPSLRSAATDFGSTSMGGVIIGNPDLKPEKTMNYEAGVSYVNKGAGISASLTAYQSDFKDKLLRTGRICAQNVVCEYGGVTYPAHQFGYTTYENVDTARLRGVEWTVDWNVMNGLRYRHSYTYSETEQTSGTNKGKPLNDIPEHMFNASLDWKASRNFNLWGQLNYRGKTSGRTTNSSGSGTNDFRYPPYTFYNLGVVIKPKRDLRLNVGVYNLTNKKVTAEEGYAYVLDGRRFSASLSVDF, translated from the coding sequence TTGACAGGATTTCGCAAGCGTATTCTCGCTACAACTTCGCTCGCCAGCGTTCTGGCCATGCCACAGCTCGTCGCTGCCGCCGAGGCTGATGCCCAGGCAGGCAGTTCCTATTCCCGCGTCGGGGACATTCCTTCGGATATCGTCGTTTCGGCGACGGGTTACGAACTCAACGTGCAGGACGCGCCTGCGACGATCTCGGTGATCACTGCCGACGAGATCAAGCAGCGGTCCTACACCGACATCACAGACGTTCTGATGAACGTGCCTGGCGTCCACATTCAGGGCGGCGGTGTTGAACAGTCGGTCATGATCCGCGGCATGAGCTCGGACTACACGCTGTTTCTCGTCGACGGCAAGCGCATGCAGGACAACCAAGCCTTCGGTCTGAACGGGCAGCAGGCGGGTACGCCGATCAACTTCCTGCCGCCACTGGACTCGATCGAACGCATCGAGGTCATTCGCGGTCCCGCATCCTCGCTTTACGGATCCGATGCCATCGGCGGTGTCATCAACGTCATCACCAAGAAGGTGATGAACGACTTCGGTGGCAGCTTCACGACGGAATACATCAAGTCCGGTCCGGGCAATGACGTGACGAATGACGGCGTCAATGCCAGCCTTGCCCTCAACATCCCGATGATCAGGGATCGCCTGTCGCTGCAGGTCACCGGCGGGCTGCGCTATCAGGACGAAGCCGATTTCGTCGGCGGGGACGATAGCGCGGCAGCCGACCCCGAGTTCAAACGCAAGAATATCGCCGCCAAGCTCAGCTTCCGCCTTGACGACGCGAATACTTTCACTGCGGGCGCGGGCCACACGATCCAGGAGCGCACCGCCAATCCCGGAAAGAGCCTGGCCGAAGGTGAGGACGCGACGTACACCAAGACGCTGCGCGATAACTTCTTCGTCACGCACGAGGGTGACTTCGGCAATCTGGTGTGGAACAGCTACGTCACTTACGACACTTCCAAGAACCCGACCCGCGTGAACGCAACGACGGGCAACGGCATCGACTTCGACACCCTCGTCGCCAACACGCAGGCCGCGCTGCAGTTGTCTCGCCACAAGGTCGTGGGCGGGATCAACTACTTTCATGAGAAGCTTCAGGACGGTGCCACCAACGGCCTCAACCTGCCAGGCTTCGTGGTTCCCACCGACGTCGTCACGATGGACCGCAAGCAGTACGCGGCGTTCCTCGAAGACAACTGGGAAATCGTCGATGACCTCTCGCTGCTGCTCAGCGGTCGCGTCGACCACAGCGAGAACTTCGGCACGCGCTTCAGCCCTAAGGCTTACGCAGTGTTCAACATGACTGACAGTTTCACCATCAAGGGCGGCATCACGTCGGGTTACAAGGTGCCCAGCCTGCGGTCGGCCGCAACCGACTTCGGCTCGACCTCGATGGGCGGCGTGATCATCGGCAATCCGGACCTCAAGCCGGAAAAGACGATGAACTACGAGGCAGGCGTCAGCTACGTGAACAAGGGCGCGGGCATCTCTGCCAGCCTGACCGCATACCAGAGCGACTTCAAGGACAAGCTCCTGCGCACCGGCCGCATCTGCGCGCAGAACGTGGTCTGCGAATATGGCGGCGTCACCTATCCGGCGCACCAGTTCGGCTACACCACCTATGAGAACGTCGATACGGCGCGGCTCCGGGGCGTGGAGTGGACGGTCGACTGGAACGTCATGAATGGCCTGCGCTACCGCCACAGCTACACATATTCCGAGACCGAGCAGACCTCGGGCACGAACAAGGGCAAGCCGCTCAACGACATCCCCGAGCACATGTTCAACGCTTCGCTGGACTGGAAGGCGAGCCGCAACTTCAACCTCTGGGGCCAGCTGAACTATCGCGGCAAGACCTCGGGCCGCACAACCAATTCGAGCGGTTCGGGAACCAACGATTTCCGTTATCCGCCCTACACGTTCTACAACCTTGGCGTCGTCATCAAGCCAAAGCGCGACTTGCGACTGAATGTAGGCGTCTACAACCTCACCAACAAGAAAGTCACGGCGGAAGAGGGCTATGCCTACGTCCTCGACGGTCGCCGCTTCAGCGCCTCGTTGAGCGTCGATTTCTAA
- a CDS encoding pyridoxamine 5'-phosphate oxidase family protein gives MTGSTDIASIEALEAVVGQTPPAMHLKVIDHLDAGALAWLSRSPLAFLGFGSAQGLRVTLAGCVVGYADGDARTLRIPLAMLDEPALAVLGAHVGALFLLPGVGETLRINGRVSGLQDGAVQIEVCECYGHCAKAMIRSRFWDAAGAETPREAAPFTDAVRFVALASMSARGWADLSPKGDPAGGMVQLEHRTLWFADRPGNRRLDSLRNIIEQPRVALALLVPGSTNVARVHGQARITTDPAIRERFAVQGKVPSLAIGVEIAGLELRESAALKRAALWPVTPEKGIEPTKLFLAHIKLNRNRGWAAALARASIAVPGMSTLMQKGLEKDYKDNLY, from the coding sequence ATGACCGGTTCGACCGACATCGCCTCCATCGAAGCGCTGGAAGCCGTGGTGGGACAGACCCCACCAGCGATGCACCTCAAGGTCATCGATCATCTCGATGCCGGCGCGCTTGCTTGGCTCTCACGCTCTCCCCTGGCCTTCCTGGGTTTTGGAAGTGCGCAAGGCCTGAGGGTGACGCTGGCCGGATGCGTCGTCGGGTACGCGGACGGAGACGCACGCACATTGCGCATCCCTTTGGCCATGCTTGACGAGCCCGCGCTGGCCGTGCTCGGCGCACACGTCGGCGCCCTGTTCCTGCTGCCCGGTGTCGGCGAGACGCTGCGCATCAATGGCCGGGTATCGGGGCTGCAGGACGGCGCGGTGCAGATCGAGGTCTGCGAATGCTACGGCCATTGCGCAAAGGCCATGATCCGCTCCCGATTCTGGGACGCGGCCGGTGCGGAAACGCCTCGCGAAGCGGCGCCCTTCACCGATGCGGTCCGTTTCGTCGCCCTCGCGTCGATGAGCGCGCGGGGCTGGGCCGACCTCAGCCCCAAGGGCGATCCGGCGGGGGGCATGGTCCAACTGGAGCACCGCACCCTGTGGTTCGCCGATCGCCCCGGGAACCGCCGGTTGGACAGCTTGCGCAACATCATCGAACAGCCACGGGTTGCGCTGGCGTTGCTGGTGCCGGGCTCCACCAACGTCGCACGAGTCCACGGACAGGCACGTATCACCACCGATCCCGCCATTCGCGAACGCTTTGCGGTGCAGGGCAAAGTCCCGTCCCTGGCGATCGGCGTCGAAATCGCCGGCCTCGAACTGCGCGAAAGTGCAGCCCTGAAGCGTGCGGCACTTTGGCCGGTCACGCCCGAGAAAGGCATCGAGCCGACCAAGCTTTTCCTCGCGCATATCAAGCTCAACAGGAACCGAGGCTGGGCCGCCGCGCTGGCGCGCGCCAGCATTGCCGTTCCGGGGATGAGCACGCTGATGCAGAAGGGGCTGGAAAAGGACTACAAGGACAATCTGTACTGA